Genomic DNA from Archangium lipolyticum:
CGCGGGGAGCGGCCACACCCTGTTCGTCCGGGGCAATCAGACGTTGAGCAGCTGGGGCGGCAACTGGTCCGGACAGCTCGGCGAGGGGAGCACCACGCTGCGCATCGCGCCCGGCGCGGTGACGGGCCTCACGTGTGTGCGCGCCACCGCGGCCGGTATCAACCACTCGCTGGCCCTGCTGTGTGATGGCACCGTCAAGGCCTGGGGCTACAACGGCAGTGGCCAGGTCGGCAATGCCGCCTACCAGAGCGAGACCCCGCAGACGGTACCGGGCCTGTCGGGCATCCAGTCCGTCGCCGCGGGCGGCTTCGTCTCCCTCGCGCTGAAGAACGACGGCACCGTGTGGGCCTGGGGTGCCAACGACTACAGCCAGCTCGGGGTTGCCGCCACCACGGGCAGGAGCGCGGCGCTCCAGGTTCCCGGCCTGACGGGCGTCATCGCCGTCTCCACCGGCGGCGACCATGTCCTGGCGCTCAAGGGGGACGGCACCGTGTGGGCCTGGGGGAAGAACGACTCCGGGCAGCTCGGGGATGGCACCACCACGAACCGCTCCTCTCCGATCCAGGTGACGGGGCTCACGGGCGTGGCGTTCATCTCGGCGGGTGCCAACCACTCGTTGGCCGTGCGCGAGGACGGCACCGTGTGGGCCTGGGGAAAGAACGACACCGGACAGCTCGGTGATGGCACCTCGAGCTCCCGCTCCTCCCCGGTGCAGGTGCCGGGGGTGGTGGGTGCTCGCGAGGTGGCGGCGGGCCCGAGCCACTCGCTGGTCCGGCTCGCCAATGGCTCCCTCCGGGCCTGGGGCTACAACTCCTACGGCCAGCTCGGGGATGGCTCCACAGCGACGCGCCGCGGCGCGGTGACCGTGGTGAACCTCTCCGGCGCCGTGACGATCGCCGTCGGTGCCTTCCACAGCGCCGCCCTGCTGGCCGATGGCACGCTGCGCACGTGGGGAAGCAACGAGTACGGCCAGCTCGGAGACTCCGTCTCCGGCCCGCGCGTGTACCCGGTGAACACGTCCCTGACCACCGCGCTGGCGTGGGATGCGGGCAAGAGCCACGCGCTGGCCGTGGCCTCGGACAGGACCGTCCTGGCCTGGGGCCGCGGCCTCTCCGGCGCACTGGGGACGAGCACCGCCGCCAGCGGCGTCCCGCAGACGGTGCCGGGCCTCACGGGCGTCGCCGACGTGTCCGCGGGCAATGCCCTGTCGCTCGCGGTGAAGCAGGATGGCACCGTCTGGAGCTGGGGCGACAACACCTCCGGCCAGCTCGGCATCCCCTCCACCACGGCCTCGCGCATCACCCCGGGGCAGGTGGCGGGACTGCCCGCTGGCATCACCCGCGTCTCCGCTGGCGGCCAGCACTCCCTGGCGCTGGCCTCCAATGGAACCGTGTGGGCCTGGGGCGGCAACAGCTCCGGCCAGCTCGGGGATGGCACCACCACCTCGCGCCACACCCCCGCCCAGGTGCCCGGCCTCACGGGTGTCACCGCCATCGTCGCCGGTAACGTCTACTCCATGGCCTTGAAGAGCGATGGCACCGTGTGGACGTGGGGCGACAACGAGTTCGGTCAGCTCGGCAACGGCACCTTCTCCGACTCCTCGATCCCGGTGCAGGTGGTGGGCCTGCCGTCCGCCACCCTCATCACCGCGGGAGAAGGGTTCGCCGTGGCCGCGGCGAACTACGAGGTGTGGGCCTGGGGCAACAACGAGCTCGGCCAGCTCGGAGAGGACACCTACGTCTCGAGTGCCTCCCCGGTGCAGGTGTCGTACACCGGCTACCGCATCACCAGCCTCAGCGCGGGAACCAGCCACGTGGTGATGGCGGCGGAGTACGGCCTCACCTACGGCTGGGGCACCAACTGGTACGGAGAGCTCGGCATCGACAACAATGAAATCCGGAGCTCGCCCACCCTGCTGCCCCAGAGCCTGCAGTCCGTCTCGGCGGGTGGCGACTTCTCGCTGGCCCAGCAGCTCGAGGACAACTCCATCGCCGTCTGGGGCAGCAACCTCCACGGGCAGCTCGCACAGGGCGTCCCGGGTTGGCGCACGACGCCGAACCCCGTCACGTTGCCGTAGGACGGGAGCGGGGCAGGGCGCCGGAGGGACTCGGGTCTCGAGCTCCCTCCGGCGGGGGGTCAGTGCTCCTGGAGCTCGAAGAAGTCGACCTCGCCGGTCTCCAGCGAGTACTCGGCCCCCACGATCCACATCCCTTCTTCCAGGATGAGCCGCTCGAGCAGGCGGCTGCCGTGGCGCAGGTGGGCGCACGACTGCCGGACGTTGGCGCGCACGGCCTCGCGCATGAGGAACTCCCTGTCGGCGTTCGGACCGGCGGCCTGGACCACGCTCTCCACCGCGGGGCGGCACCGGTCGACGAGGTCGCGGATGTTGTCCGAGGGCGTCCTCACCTGGTGCTGGATGAAGTCCAGCGTGGCCTTGATGGCGCCACAGGACGAGTGGCCCATCACCACCGCCAGCCGCGTCCCGAAGGTGGCGGCCGCGAACTCCACGCTTCCCACCAGCGAGGGGGCCACGACGTTGCCGGCCACGCGGATGACGAAGAGGTCGCCCAGGCCTTGATCGAAGACGAGCTCCGAGGGCACGCGCGAGTCGGAGCACGAGAGGATGGTGGCGAACGGATGCTGCCCGGCCACCAGGGCGGAACGTGCCGCCTGCCCCACGGGGACGTGCAGGTTGCGCGCGGTATGGCAGAAGCGCGCGTTGCCCTCGCGCAGACGTTGGAGTGCCTGATCCGCGGGGAGGGGAGGCGGGGGAATGCCAACGAGTCTCATGTCCGGGCTCCTCTCATTCATGGTTGGTGTCTCCAGACCGGTTCCGCACCGGACGGCCGTATGCCTGCTCCCCCTACCTTGTCACGGCCGGGCGGGAGTCCCATGGTTTTCCTGTGTCGTGGAGCGGAAAGAGGGCCTCGGGCCGTTGGCTGCTGCATTTCTGGAGGGACGCCCTCAGCTGGCACGGCACGGTGACCCCGTTCGTGATGCCGCAGGTGCTCCTGTTCGGGCTCTACGGGCTGCTCGTGGGAATCGTTCACGAGCTGTACGACTGGACGGGCCTGGAGAGCGGGCCGGTGCAGTTCACCGCGGCCTTCCTGGCCCTGCTGCTCGTGCTACGCACCAACTCGGGCTACGAGCGCTGGTGGGAGGCACGCAAGCTGTGGGGCGGTATCGTCAACCAGTCGCGCAACCTGGCCATCGCGGGGCTCTCCTACGGGCCGCGAGACACGGAGTGGCGGGAGCGGTTCGTGCGGTGGACGATCGCCTTCAGCCACGTGTCCCGGCGCAGCCTGCGCGGCGAGCGGGAGCTACCCGAGTTGATCTCCCTGCTGCGTGACGGGGGGGCGGCCGAGCGCATCGCCCGGGCCCAGCACATGCCCTCGTTCGTCGCCCAGGCAATCGCCGGCCTGCTGCGCGAGGCCATGGATCGCGGAGGGATGGAGCGCGTCGCGCTGCTCGCCATCGACCAGGAGCGGGCCCGGCTCATCGACCACGTGGGAGGGTGCGAGCGCATCCTCAAGACGCCCCTGCCGCGCGTCCACACCGTCAAGCTGAGGCGCTTCATCCTGCTCTACCTGTTGGCGTTGCCCATCGCCGTGGTGGGACCTCCGTGGTGGGTGCCCGGGCTGGTGACGGCCCTGGTGGCCTATCCGCTCCTGGCCATCGATCAGATCGCCGTCGAGTTGGAGAATCCCTTCTCGCCGAGGAACCTCAGCCACCTGCCCCTGCACTCCATCTGCGAGACCATCGAGGGAAACCTGCTCGCGCTGCTCGACGAGGAGGAGTCGCTTCCGATGCCACCGCCCCGGGGCAGGGCTCCGCGCGTTCCCCTGCCCCAACCCCTGGACGGCTGAGGCCGGGACTTCGATTGACGGCTTCCCGTCGCCGGGCCGCTGGCCCATGCTGTGCCCATGACCCACGATGATCTGGAGGACTTCGAGCTCCCGTTCTTCCAGCGGCTCGTCATCCAGCTCTGGGCGCTGCTCCTCGGCTTCATCACCCGGCTCACGGACGTGCTGTTGCTGCTCTTCCGTCCGCGGTTGCTGCGGCCCTACTTCGGCATCTGGCTCGCCGAGCGCCTCCACTCTCCCTATCGCGCCCGGCGCACCTTCGAGGTGGTCCGGGCCCTGAAGGCCACGGGCCAGCGGTTCCGCGAGCTCATCTACGGTGAAACACCGCTGGTGACCGCGCTCCTGGCCTTCCGGCGCGCCGGAGTCGGCCCGGGCTGCCGGCTGGTGGACCTCGGGGCGGGCCGGGGGAGGGTGCTCATCGCGGCCCGGTGGCTGGGGGCCGAGGTGCGCGGCGTGGAGCTCCTCGCCGACCACGTGACGAGCGTGGCGAAGTGGCTCCAGCCCGCGGGCATCACCCTCGTCGAGGGGGACGCCACGCGCGCGGACCTGGGTGACGCCACGCACGTCTTCACCAACTGGCTGGCGCTCACCCCCGAGACGAAGGCCCGGCTCGTCGAGCGCTTCCGTGACTGCCGCCCCGGCACCCGCATCATCACGGTGACACGGCCCATCGAGTCCGAGGACTTCCCCGTCCTATCCAGCTACCGGATGCTCTTCACCTGGGGCTTCGAGCGCGTGTGGATCCACGAGTACCGGCCCGCCGCTCGTATTTCAATCTGACACTGGGGCTGTCCTCTACCGGACGGCCTCCATCCCGCGTGGTCCAAGCCTTCCAGCAACAGGGTATTTTGAAGCTGTGCTGGTAGGAGGTCCGCCATGAGGGAAGTGACCGTCGCGGGAAGGAAGCTCCACCACTTTCACATCGCCGCGTTCTTCCGGTCTCCCGAGGAAGAGTACGAGGTGCTCCGCTCGTACATCAAAGAGGGGATCGACGCGGGCGAGAAGACGGTCCACATCTGCGATCCCTGCCGGAGACAGGAGCACCTGAAGTACCTCGAGCAGATGGGCATCCCCACCGACGACTGCACGCGGACGGGGCAGCTCGAGGTGCTGGGGTGGAACGAGGCCTACCTCAAGAACGGCCGCTTCGACTCGGAAACGATGATGGCGCTCCTCGAGGAGCTGGTGATGACGAGCCGCGCCGAGGGCTTCTCCCGCATTCGCATGATGGGGCACATGGAGTGGGCGATCGATGAGCGGCCGGGACTGGAGCAGGTCCTGGAGTACGAGGCGCGCGTCAACCACCTGCTCAACCGGTTGGAGCAGCCCGCGATCTGCGTCTACGACCTCAACCGTTTCAATGGCTCGACCGTCATCGAAGTGCTGCGAACCCACCCGTACGCCATCGTCTCGGGCGTGCTCCAGGAGAACCCATTCTATGTCCCGCCCGAGGTGTTCCTGGGCCGCGCCCCGAAGAACGAGCGCTCCTGAGGCAGGAAGGCCGCGCATTTGACTCGCGAGCGGACCTTTCGTCTTCCGGATCTCGCCGAGCAGGGTGCGCTCGCACTCCGCCGGCAGGTCAACGATCTGTTCGAGCTCCTCGAGCTGTCTTCCGCCTGGCAGGGCATGAGACCGGAGGAGATCGCCCAGAGTGTCATCGACCTCCTGGTCTCCCAGCTGCGTCTCGACGTGGCCCTGCTGCGCATCCAGGGGCTGGAGGGGGAGCTCGAGCAGCGCTTCCCCCTGGACCTGGACCGCGAGGCGCTCCTGGCCGCGAGCCGAGGGACGAGCCCGGACTCGCCGGCGGCCTTCGAGCTGTCCCGGCCGAACCCCCTCGGCCGGACCGCCGTCCGCGTCGTCGAGGTGCCGCCCCTGGGTGAGCCCGGCATGGTCATCGTCGGCTCGTGGCGTGAGAACTTCCCCACCCCGCACGAGCGGCACCTGCTCCGGGCGATCGCCAACCAGGTCGCGCTCGCGGTGCAGTCCAGCCGGGAGGCCTTCGCGCAGCGCAGGCTCGCCGAGGAGCGGGGCCGCCTCGAGCGGATGAACTCCGCGCTTTCCAAGCTCCACGCCGTCTCGGATGGACTCTCCCGCACGCACACCTGCCTTCAGGTCGCGGAGGTGATCCTCTCCCAGGGACTGGCCGCCATGGGAGCGCACGCGGGGAGCATGTACCTGGTCGACGAGACCGGGACCGAGCTGTGCCTGGTCAAGGCGGTGGGCTACCCCGAGACGCTGCTGCGCAACTACCTCCGCATTCCGATGGACTCCCCCCTGCCGATCGCGGAGGCCTTCCGCCAGCGGCGGGGCGTCTTCTCCGCCTGGGGTGACGGCTCCTCCCTCACGGAGGAGCACGGGCCACCCCGGCCGCCCCCCAATACCGATGTCTTCGCCTCCGTTCCCCTGGTGATTGGCGATCGGTGCCTCGGCGGGATGGGCTTCAACTTCCCCGCGGCGCGGCGGTTCGCGGAGGACGAGCGCGCGTTCATCCTGGCCATCTCCCAGCAGGCGGCGCAGGCGTGTGATCGCGCCCGGCTCCTCGAGGCCGAGCGGCATGCCCGGCTCATGGCGGAAGCGAGGCAGCAGCGGGCGGATCTCCTCTCGGAGGCGAGCGCGCTCTTCGCCTGCTCGTTGGATCTGGGGGAGACCTTCTCCCGGGTCGCGCACCTGTTGGTGCCGCGCTTCGCCGACTGGATCGTGCTGCAGGTGACGGAGCGCACGGCTTCCGGCGGCGACGAGACGCGGACGGTGGTCGTCCACCGCGACCCGGCGAAGGTCGAGAGCGCGCGGG
This window encodes:
- a CDS encoding bestrophin family protein — encoded protein: MSWSGKRASGRWLLHFWRDALSWHGTVTPFVMPQVLLFGLYGLLVGIVHELYDWTGLESGPVQFTAAFLALLLVLRTNSGYERWWEARKLWGGIVNQSRNLAIAGLSYGPRDTEWRERFVRWTIAFSHVSRRSLRGERELPELISLLRDGGAAERIARAQHMPSFVAQAIAGLLREAMDRGGMERVALLAIDQERARLIDHVGGCERILKTPLPRVHTVKLRRFILLYLLALPIAVVGPPWWVPGLVTALVAYPLLAIDQIAVELENPFSPRNLSHLPLHSICETIEGNLLALLDEEESLPMPPPRGRAPRVPLPQPLDG
- a CDS encoding class I SAM-dependent methyltransferase: MTHDDLEDFELPFFQRLVIQLWALLLGFITRLTDVLLLLFRPRLLRPYFGIWLAERLHSPYRARRTFEVVRALKATGQRFRELIYGETPLVTALLAFRRAGVGPGCRLVDLGAGRGRVLIAARWLGAEVRGVELLADHVTSVAKWLQPAGITLVEGDATRADLGDATHVFTNWLALTPETKARLVERFRDCRPGTRIITVTRPIESEDFPVLSSYRMLFTWGFERVWIHEYRPAARISI
- a CDS encoding carbonic anhydrase, which produces MRLVGIPPPPLPADQALQRLREGNARFCHTARNLHVPVGQAARSALVAGQHPFATILSCSDSRVPSELVFDQGLGDLFVIRVAGNVVAPSLVGSVEFAAATFGTRLAVVMGHSSCGAIKATLDFIQHQVRTPSDNIRDLVDRCRPAVESVVQAAGPNADREFLMREAVRANVRQSCAHLRHGSRLLERLILEEGMWIVGAEYSLETGEVDFFELQEH
- a CDS encoding MEDS domain-containing protein; its protein translation is MREVTVAGRKLHHFHIAAFFRSPEEEYEVLRSYIKEGIDAGEKTVHICDPCRRQEHLKYLEQMGIPTDDCTRTGQLEVLGWNEAYLKNGRFDSETMMALLEELVMTSRAEGFSRIRMMGHMEWAIDERPGLEQVLEYEARVNHLLNRLEQPAICVYDLNRFNGSTVIEVLRTHPYAIVSGVLQENPFYVPPEVFLGRAPKNERS